The Oikeobacillus pervagus genome segment ACGTGAAGCAAACGGTTCGTATGGTACAAATTCTACGACAACCTACACGCCCATCAATCGAGGCCACCAAGCGTTAGCGCGGTAGATGTAAAAAGTGTACAAAATAGAGTGCTTAAAATATTGGTGTAAAAGCTACACAGAGAAAAACTTGACACATACCAGGTTACTTGTACTCTTTATTAATTTATAAATATTTGATATAATTTTCTCCATGAGAAAGCCTCTTTCTACAATGTATTTGCCGTCTAGCATACATTTATGATAGAGTGCTTTCTCTTTTTTTGACTAGAAATATGCCTCAGGTACCCCCGAGTAAAATTTTACACATAATAGAGGAACCCCTTGTAACCAAAATCCATACTGTCCCCAAGTTTAAACCCTACAATAATCGCCGAAGCTTTACCATTCTGGATGTGGAAGGGCTCATCCCAGAACATCATGTCGCCCGTGTGATCGATGAGATGATCGAATCCATCCCTGATGAGCAACTGGCTGCCCATTATTCCGGCGGTGGTCGTCCTCCGTTTCATCCTAAATTGATCATGAACGGTAAAAATCATAGTTGTTAGAATCGGATGTTTGCATTCCACTATACTCCTTCTTCATCATTCTTAGGATAAAAAATACACTCATAAATCCAGTGATATTCGTAATTGATATTGTCCAATATAAATAATCTATTCGGTTATACTTAATTGTTAGATACCAACCAATTATAATAATAGTCAAAAAATAAACACTATTTAAAGTAAGTGCTAGATACCCTTTATTAATTTGCTCTAGTGTTGTAATAGTCATTAGCACTACACCAAAGAATATATAGGTTGGGGCTACTATTTTTAGAAATAATACGGCTTGCTTAATGGATGCCTCATCAATCAGCATTAATTGAGCAATGTTCATTTTAAATATGAAGATTAATGCAGACATTATGATATAGAATATTAAAGTTAATAGAGTACCTTTTTTCATAATCTGGTAGACTCTTGGATAATATAACTTTCCTGCACCTATATTATTATTAATAATTATTCCTAGTGCACTCCCGATTGCAATAGCAGGGATAATAGCAAATGTTTGAACATAGTACCCTACATTGAAGCCTGATAAAGTGGAGTGACCAAAAGGTTCAATAATTTTATTGTAAAAGAAGTTACTTAAAAAGATTATGATATAAGAAATGAAAATTGGTATACCTACTACCTTAAGGAAAAAAAGACCTTTATGGCTTAACATAAAATACTGCTTTTTTATCTTTATTAGGTTAAGTTTCATTAGTATTATGAGTGAAACAATGCATAATGTTAAAGAACTTATTAAGTTAGCATAAACAAGCGATAATACACCTTTATTCCAGTGGAAAGAAAACATATAAACAAGTGTTATATTCAGCAGTGCATAACCTATGCTAAGTATCATTGAAAGACCTAATTTCCCTATTCCTCGTAAACTAGATGATAATACCATTGCAACAATACCTAGGATATTTACTAAAAACATCAAAGTTAAAAAGTCTATGAATTTTTTAGCTACATCATCTGGCACATTATAATATTTAGCTATATAAGGGGATAAAAAATAGATGATAATCCAAACTGCTAATGAAATAGCAATACTAAGTAAGACAAAAGAAAAAATATTCTGTTTTATTCCTTCAATATCTCCTTCTCCATTTAATCTAGCTATTGATACCTGATTGCTTATTTGGAATGCTTCAATTAATGCTATTAATAAGAATGCAAAGGGGGTATACAATGATCTAACGTAAATTTCTTCTGACCCTAAATTCCCCATAAATGCAACATTAGCTAACTGAACAATTGATGTGACTATTGATGCTATTATTAGGGGAAGACTCACCCTTATTATCAAAAGGTAAATATCCTTATTCAGAAAACTTATTTCTTTAGTCATTTTTCTCACCTCTCAAATCTTAAATTTGAAGTGTGCAAATACTGATTTTATGTCGGAAATTTGTTGTTATTAAAATAATATCTCCCATCCAATTAGTACTCTTTAGAAATTTCGCTAATGTTATCCACACATGACTGGATTCTCATCACGCGTGTTGATTATGCATAATCTTCCATAAAAAACGTCAAATAGGGACATCTTCTTGTAAAATGTAAGTACGACCAAACATTAACGAGAAGAGGTCCCTATGAAACAGAATACCATGTTCCCGAATTTGATTCAAAAATTTATTTCTGATGAAGAGCTAAAACATTGATTGAGCTTGTTGGGTATGAAGATACGCACGAAAACTGAATGCGAAGACGTTGACCCAGTATCTTGTGATGGCGGCTGCCTGTGAGTGTTAAGCTTACGTTACTGTGCCGATGTCGGATCTTCAGTTGGTCTGGTCGATGTCAACTATTCCATTCTTTCGAAAAAGATGGGACAGCTTGATTTTAAGTTCATGAAGAAAGTATTTGATTTATACGTTCGTAAATGTAACTGAGCGACTCGTCGAACGTTGAACATGCCTAAACACCTGCTTCTGGTGGATTCCACCATGATCACTGTCGGAAAAACGCGACTTCCTTGGGCCGTTTATCACGTCGAACGCTTAGGCATTAAGCTTCATGTGAGTTTTTCATCAGAGACGCAAATGCCTTTGAAAGTCGTTGAATCCACTGGTCTGACACACGATGGACCCATGGGGGAACAACTTGCCGATTCTCGATTCATTTTAGTAGAAGATCGCGCCTATTATAAAATTCAACGAATCGATCGCTTTCTCGAAGAAGGACAAGATTTCGTGATTCGGATAATAGAAAACGTGGAGTTATCCAGTAAAAGGTCGTTACAACGCCTGTCACAGAAGGACTCAAACGTCACACAAGACATCACTTGTCTACTGGGCTCCATCCAATCTCGTTCCAAAAAACAGCATCGAGTGGTATTTTTCAAAGATGACGATGGACGTGAGATTCGCGTCGTTAGACTTAGCAGAAAGGTTTGATATTATTCGAATTCCAATCAACAAGAAAAAGACTCTTCTCTGTCAGTTGGGAGAATCTTTTTCTTGCTCCTTTTTCCAAGGTTCAAATGAAAAGGGAATGCCCACCATTTTGGCAGTTAATTCATCATATGATACTAAGTCATTTTTCGATAGATCTGCTAATGAACGTTTTCCCATAGCTCTTAACGCCATTTTCATTTCCTCCGTACTGGCTGTTAAAAACTTCTCTGCCGATTCAGTCCCTTCTTGAATATTAAACTGGTCTTTGTATTTCCCACTATTCCAAATCACTTGTGTAGGTGGTTCAAAAGGGAGTGCCTTTAAGTTTTGACCATGAGAGACAGCGAATAATAAGGCAGATCCAAGGTAAACGGCATCAGCTCCAAGGGCCAGAACTTTTAGGAAATGTCCAGGAGTGAAAAGGCCACCAGATATAATTAAACTAACTTGATTTCTCATTTGTAGTTTTTCAAGATGTTGGGTTGCTCGCACAAGTGCATGTAAGGTTGGGATTCCAAAGTCATCCGATAAAACTGGGGGGGCGCCAAATGTTGCTGCTTGACCTCCATCAATGGCAATATAATCTACTCCGATCTCAAGTAAATGATCAATATCTTTCTCTATTTTCCCCCCAGCCCCAATTTTTGCTCCAATCGGGACTCCACCCGTTAAATTCCGAAGCTCTCCCACTAGCTCTTTCATTTCCTTCAATGTTTGATTTTCAAAAAAATGTTCAAAAATTGTAGCATCTTCATTTTCCCCTAGTCCCATAATTTCACGAGCACGTCCTGTTAAATTGTTAGGAGAAATCTTCCCGCCCATCCCGACGAGTGCACCTTGTCCAAATTTAATTTCGATCATGTTTGCACGCTTAATAGTTGATTCCTCTTTTGACCATTCTGTTTTGGAAAATTGCAAGATGAACTTATCTGCTGTACTTAATTCTTCAGGTAAAATTCCTCCTTCACCAGAATTAATCGCTGTTCCAGTATTTTTAGCTGCTGTCGCTAATGAAAGTCTGGTTTCTTCACTCAGCGCGATTCCATAGGCCATTCCACTGATCATAAGTGGTATTTTAATTTTTAATGGCTTCTTCGCCTTGGGACCAATCGTCACATTCATATCAACATTTTCATCTCCGCTAATGGGAAAGGGGGTTGTCTGTGCAGGGATGAAGGTGATCGGATCAAAATGAGGCCATTTTTTTGAAGAACCGAGTGGACGATGGAGAACATCTCCGGATTCTGCACGTAGACTGTTTTCAAGAATATTTTGAAACCCTACATGCCGGATCCCTGGTAACAACTCCATAATATTTTCTTGATAGCTATCGGTTAAAATGATTTTTCCCATTTGTTTTACGATTTTTTTCATCATCCAACGCCAAGCAAAAAGGAAAAATAAAAGTAGAAGCACTAGCAGAGTGACCATTCCAAGTATTATCACGCTTATTGTTAACATATGATTCCTACTCCAATATCAACATAGTTATTTAATATTTATACTTTCCAGATAGAGGCAATTTATGTTAGGGGAATCGTCATTTTTTACTTATAAACAGAGAAAATGGGTGATTAATTTAATCATATGTGGCAAAGAATATAGGAAACAGTTTTTATGCAAGTTAATTGGTTAATAGAAAGGAGATGAACTTCGTGGACTATTTCAATCATGATATGGCCCATCCCTTCAAAAAGATGGATCATGCGTCAAACTTGGAGTAATCTCTTATTTCTTCATTGGCCTATTTCACCGGATAAACTGCGTCGACATATTCCAGAGTCATTACAAATTGACACTTTTAATGGGACGGCTTGGATCGGTGTCGTCGTATTTTTAATGGAAGGAGTCTACCCACGCGGATTCCGATTGATCTCTATCATCCCTCCATTTCCCGAAATCAATGTCAAAGGACATATGTTCATCATAAAGGAAAACCAGGTGTATTCTTTTTGTCTTTAGATGTCGATGACTGGGTATCATATACGATTGCCAAGAGATGGTTCCGGTTGCCTTACCATCCTTCACATATTCATTTCAGCAAAAGGGGGATACAATTTATTTTAATAGTTTACGTAAAAAAAGCGTGAACAATCTCTTCACTTCTAAAGGTTCCTATACACCATTACAAGGACCATTCCATGCAATAAAAGACACACTCGATCATTGGCTTATTGAGAGGTATTGTTTATTCAGTACAAATGGGTGCGACGTATTTTGTGGGGAAATCCATCATAGTCTTTGGCCACTGCAAAAAGTAAAAGTAGAATTTAAAGGTCATACACTTTTCGAGTCATTAGGAATTCAGCTTCCCAAAGTAGAACCCTTTTCTCATTATTCAAAAGGTGTGAATACATTTATATGGAATATTAAGAAGCTTTCATCCGTTTTCCCTTAGGATTTGATTTTGGATCAATCGTATAAAACATCCTAAGTAGAGAAATACATAAGTTAGAGGAATGGTAGAAAAAAGAGGGAGATACATATGGAGCGTGATCGTGTCAAATTGTTTGGAGAAAGGAGCAGGTGATGGAAACAGGGAAAATTTCCTCTCTTCAGATGATGATGTTGTTATATCCAACAATCGTAGCAACAAGTATTCTAGATGTTCCAAGTATCACGGCGAAATATGCCAAGCATGATTTATGGATGTCTCCAATCTTGGCATCTGTCATCGGGTTTATAACCGTTTATATTGCAGTAAAATTAAATAAATTATATCCGGATTTAACGATTATCCAAATAAGTGAGGAAATTATTGGCCGTTATGTAGGAAAAGTTATTGGGGGACTATTTTTATTCTTTTATGTTCAAACGACCGGCACAATTGTAAGATCATATGGTGAATTCATTGTAGGATCTTTTCTATTTAACACCCCAATTAGCGTGATTATGGTGTCGATGGTGGTTCTTTGCGCTTTCGCTGTATATGGTGGATTGGAAGTGTTAGGTAGAATTACTCAATTACTTTTCCCCCTTTTTACATTGCCACTGATCCTTTTAATTATCTTTCTAAGTCCTGAATTTGATTTTCTAAATATTTTTCCAATTTTAGAAGATGGAATTATGCCTCCTGTCAAGGGCGCTATTGTCCCAGCGGGATGGTTCACAGAATTTTTTCTTATTGCTTTTCTCCTTCCATTTTTAGTAGACCGAGAAAAAGGAATGAAGTACGGGATGGTTTCGGTTTTGATCGTAATGATCACGTTAGTTTTGGTAAACTTGATCGTCCTTTTTGTGTTTGGCACAACAACAGCCTCAAAAGTTTATCCGTTGATGGATGTTAGTCGATATATTAGTGTAGCTGATTTCTTCGAGAATTTGGAGTCTGTTACGATGGCTGTTTGGATTGGTGGGGCATTTGTGAAGACCGCTGTTTTTTATTATGCAGCTGCCATCGGAACAGCTCAGTTGTTGAACTTAAAGGATTATCGTTCTGTAATTTGGCCAATAGGAATTCTGATCATCGAATTTAGTTTTTGGTCGGTAAATAGTTCGATGGATCTTGAATCGTATTTAAATAGAACCTTTCCTTTATATGCTTTTATAATTCAAACATCGATTCCACTGTTTTTACTTGTCTTAGCTACTATTCGGAAAAGAAAGAGCGCTTTCCATTCCTAAATCACATAAGTTTGATTGTATAAAACAACCAGAATGACAAAACATAGGAAAAGGAGATAGATGGGGGGATTAACTTGATTCGTAATGTAAGTAAGTTATTGGGAAAATCAAAAGTAAAGCAGAAATCAAAACAAAATCATGATCAGATTTCTGCTTCCAACCTACAGGATCTCCTTCAAAAAGATTTCAATCAAAACGTTGAAGCACTTCGATCTATCTATGAAAATTGTTCCGATGTTACTTTTCATCCTTTTCTAATCTTTGGGGAAACAAGAGCGATGATTATCTATATTGAAGGGATTTCAAACACCGAAGGAATCGAGAAATTTGTTCTTACCCCGCTCATATCGGAAATCGGCAGTGAATCCAAGCAAACAAAAGAGTTAATTAAAAATAAACTGCCTTTAACGAAGATGTCTAAAGTGACGAGGTTAGCTGAATGTGTTGAATCCATTTCATCTGGGAATCCGATCCTTCTATATGAAGGAGGTGGGGATGGCTTTTCCTTAGGATTGGCCCAATGGGAAAAGCGAAGTATTGAAGAACCTGTTGCTGAGTCAGGTATTAGGGGCCCTCGTGAAGGATTTAATGAATCTCTACAGATCAATACCTCTCAACTAAGACGTATTATTAAGAGCCCTGCATTAAAATTACAAACAATGAAAATTGGGAAGTATACGAAAACGACTGTAGCTATTGCTTATATAGAGGGACTTGCTGATCAGACATTAATTGAAGAAGTAACAAATCGGCTGAAACGCATTGATATTGATGGTGTTTTGGAAAGTGAATATATTGAGGAAATGATTGAGGATAATCCGTATTCCCCCTTTCCTCAAGTGTTATCAACGGAGCGACCTGATATTGCCTGTGCAAATTTGTTAGAGGGACGTGTCCTTATTTTAGTTGAGGGAACTCCCTTTTCATTAATTGCTCCCATTTCCTTTTTTTCATTGCTTCAATCACAGGAGGATTATTATCAACGCTTTATGATTGCTACGATGACAAGATGGTTACGCTATGGATTTCTTTTTGTCTCCCTCTTGTTTCCTTCATTGTACGTAGCTGTTTTGACGTTTCATCAAGAGATGATTCCTAGCGCCTTATTGCTTAGTGTATCCTCTTCAAGGGAGGCCGTCCCTTTTCCTGCCATAGTAGAGGCGATCATTATGGAAATCACCTTTGAGGCCATAAGAGAAGCAGGAATCCGATTGCCAAAACAAATTGGATCCGCCGTTAGTATTGTGGGGGCACTTGTCATTGGGGAAGCAGCTGTGCAGGCGGGATTAGTTTCAGCACCAATGGTCATTGTTGTAGCCATTACAGGAATCGCTTCGTTTATGATGCCTCGATATGTTGCTGAATCGACAATCCGAATGCTTCGTTTTCCGATCATTTTCTTTGCTGGTACATTAGGATTACTAGGTATTATGATGGGGGTTCTGGCAATTGCCATTCACTTATGCACCTTACGTTCCTTTGGAGTACCTTACTTATCTCCATTAGCACCAATGAAGGGGATTGAACTAAAAGATGTGCTGTGGAAATCTCCATTATGGATGATGGATCAACGTCCACATCTTACTGGGGAGTCTAATGAATATCGTCAATCTGCGAGTCTTGCTCCCAGTCCAAAACGAGGAGGGGAAGCGGAAAATTAAAGCTGAAGGTGATCACCAATGGTGAAGGCTAAAAATAAATATTACTTTATGAAACACGTTCCTTTCTTTGTCGTCTTTTGCATGTCGATTTTTTTGTTAAGTGGATGTTGGGATCGAGTGGAGATTAATGATATTGCGATTGTCACAGGAACAGCCATTGATAAAAGGAAAGGGAAGGGGATTGAACTTTCACTGCAAGTTTTTGTCCCTAGTTCAATAAGTAGTGGTGGTGGTGGCACTCAAGGCGGAGGAGGAGGTCCCCTTACGTTAGTAGTGACACAGAAAGGAAAAAATATGGCAGATGCCTTATCGAAAATTCAAAGTGAATTACCCCGTCGAATCTTTTGGGGACAGTGCAAAGTGTTTATTTTTAGTGAAAAGGTTGCGAAAGAAGGAATCAAGGATCATTTGGATTTCTTACTGCGCCACCCACAGCCAAGAGAGAGAGCTTATGTATTTGTCAGCCAAGGAAAAGCGAAGCATATTCTTGATTTAAAGGCGGTTTTAGAACGTCATTCTG includes the following:
- a CDS encoding MATE family efflux transporter yields the protein MTKEISFLNKDIYLLIIRVSLPLIIASIVTSIVQLANVAFMGNLGSEEIYVRSLYTPFAFLLIALIEAFQISNQVSIARLNGEGDIEGIKQNIFSFVLLSIAISLAVWIIIYFLSPYIAKYYNVPDDVAKKFIDFLTLMFLVNILGIVAMVLSSSLRGIGKLGLSMILSIGYALLNITLVYMFSFHWNKGVLSLVYANLISSLTLCIVSLIILMKLNLIKIKKQYFMLSHKGLFFLKVVGIPIFISYIIIFLSNFFYNKIIEPFGHSTLSGFNVGYYVQTFAIIPAIAIGSALGIIINNNIGAGKLYYPRVYQIMKKGTLLTLIFYIIMSALIFIFKMNIAQLMLIDEASIKQAVLFLKIVAPTYIFFGVVLMTITTLEQINKGYLALTLNSVYFLTIIIIGWYLTIKYNRIDYLYWTISITNITGFMSVFFILRMMKKEYSGMQTSDSNNYDFYRS
- a CDS encoding transposase, whose amino-acid sequence is MPKHLLLVDSTMITVGKTRLPWAVYHVERLGIKLHVSFSSETQMPLKVVESTGLTHDGPMGEQLADSRFILVEDRAYYKIQRIDRFLEEGQDFVIRIIENVELSSKRSLQRLSQKDSNVTQDITCLLGSIQSRSKKQHRVVFFKDDDGREIRVVRLSRKV
- a CDS encoding FMN-binding glutamate synthase family protein, with the protein product MLTISVIILGMVTLLVLLLLFFLFAWRWMMKKIVKQMGKIILTDSYQENIMELLPGIRHVGFQNILENSLRAESGDVLHRPLGSSKKWPHFDPITFIPAQTTPFPISGDENVDMNVTIGPKAKKPLKIKIPLMISGMAYGIALSEETRLSLATAAKNTGTAINSGEGGILPEELSTADKFILQFSKTEWSKEESTIKRANMIEIKFGQGALVGMGGKISPNNLTGRAREIMGLGENEDATIFEHFFENQTLKEMKELVGELRNLTGGVPIGAKIGAGGKIEKDIDHLLEIGVDYIAIDGGQAATFGAPPVLSDDFGIPTLHALVRATQHLEKLQMRNQVSLIISGGLFTPGHFLKVLALGADAVYLGSALLFAVSHGQNLKALPFEPPTQVIWNSGKYKDQFNIQEGTESAEKFLTASTEEMKMALRAMGKRSLADLSKNDLVSYDELTAKMVGIPFSFEPWKKEQEKDSPN
- a CDS encoding DUF2071 domain-containing protein — encoded protein: MRQTWSNLLFLHWPISPDKLRRHIPESLQIDTFNGTAWIGVVVFLMEGVYPRGFRLISIIPPFPEINVKGHMFIIKENQVYSFCL
- a CDS encoding GerAB/ArcD/ProY family transporter — encoded protein: METGKISSLQMMMLLYPTIVATSILDVPSITAKYAKHDLWMSPILASVIGFITVYIAVKLNKLYPDLTIIQISEEIIGRYVGKVIGGLFLFFYVQTTGTIVRSYGEFIVGSFLFNTPISVIMVSMVVLCAFAVYGGLEVLGRITQLLFPLFTLPLILLIIFLSPEFDFLNIFPILEDGIMPPVKGAIVPAGWFTEFFLIAFLLPFLVDREKGMKYGMVSVLIVMITLVLVNLIVLFVFGTTTASKVYPLMDVSRYISVADFFENLESVTMAVWIGGAFVKTAVFYYAAAIGTAQLLNLKDYRSVIWPIGILIIEFSFWSVNSSMDLESYLNRTFPLYAFIIQTSIPLFLLVLATIRKRKSAFHS
- a CDS encoding spore germination protein; protein product: MIRNVSKLLGKSKVKQKSKQNHDQISASNLQDLLQKDFNQNVEALRSIYENCSDVTFHPFLIFGETRAMIIYIEGISNTEGIEKFVLTPLISEIGSESKQTKELIKNKLPLTKMSKVTRLAECVESISSGNPILLYEGGGDGFSLGLAQWEKRSIEEPVAESGIRGPREGFNESLQINTSQLRRIIKSPALKLQTMKIGKYTKTTVAIAYIEGLADQTLIEEVTNRLKRIDIDGVLESEYIEEMIEDNPYSPFPQVLSTERPDIACANLLEGRVLILVEGTPFSLIAPISFFSLLQSQEDYYQRFMIATMTRWLRYGFLFVSLLFPSLYVAVLTFHQEMIPSALLLSVSSSREAVPFPAIVEAIIMEITFEAIREAGIRLPKQIGSAVSIVGALVIGEAAVQAGLVSAPMVIVVAITGIASFMMPRYVAESTIRMLRFPIIFFAGTLGLLGIMMGVLAIAIHLCTLRSFGVPYLSPLAPMKGIELKDVLWKSPLWMMDQRPHLTGESNEYRQSASLAPSPKRGGEAEN